In one Sulfuricella sp. genomic region, the following are encoded:
- a CDS encoding DsrE family protein, with amino-acid sequence MYLNTLRNMTFLATLLALLFTLGASAAELNDRYALDGVKTGKAVFDIATGNPNAMVTTLDVIGETIDDLKRYGIKPEIVIAFRGPAVRFLTSDSNRIPPEHAATAMELSARIEQLAARGVRVEVCGITTRMMKMDNATLVKGAQPVANTFNSLIGYQAKGYALIPIF; translated from the coding sequence ATGTATTTGAATACACTGCGCAATATGACTTTTCTCGCCACACTTCTCGCACTGCTTTTTACCTTGGGTGCCAGCGCTGCCGAGCTGAATGATCGATATGCCCTTGATGGCGTAAAGACCGGCAAAGCGGTGTTCGATATCGCCACCGGCAATCCCAATGCCATGGTAACGACCCTCGACGTCATTGGAGAAACTATTGATGACTTAAAGCGCTATGGCATCAAACCTGAAATTGTCATCGCCTTTCGCGGCCCGGCGGTGCGCTTTTTGACCAGCGACAGCAACCGCATTCCGCCGGAACATGCCGCTACCGCAATGGAACTTTCAGCGCGCATCGAACAACTTGCCGCACGCGGGGTGCGCGTCGAAGTCTGTGGCATTACCACGCGCATGATGAAGATGGACAATGCCACGTTGGTAAAGGGCGCACAGCCGGTAGCCAACACCTTCAATTCGCTGATCGGGTACCAGGCCAAAGGTTACGCGCTGATTCCCATCTTTTAA
- a CDS encoding cysteine desulfurase family protein, with translation MENTPVYLDYNATTPVAPEVADAIEPYLREHFGNPSSSHVYGQRAKQAVEQARGEVATLIGAQADEIVFTGCATEANNLTILGVARALGGEKQHLVTSAVEHPSVMQPFLRLRDEGWELSILPVDSSGRVDPQAVERALRPDTALVSVMHANNEVGTIQPIAAIARLTRPRGILLHSDAAQSIGKIAVNVDELGVDLLTLAGHKFYAPKGVGALFVRKGTALSPVLAGASHEHGLRPGTENVAFIAALGMAARLAHERLPKTQARLKAMRDQLHLQLLAEVPGLLLNGPSEFRLPNTLNVSFPGVSGHELLAMAAADVAASTGSACHAGSGPASGVLGAMGLDSGRAAGAVRLSLGASTTAAEIGRAARALGKAWCALRK, from the coding sequence ATGGAAAATACCCCGGTCTACCTCGACTACAACGCCACCACCCCGGTCGCGCCGGAAGTCGCGGACGCCATCGAACCTTACCTGCGCGAGCATTTCGGCAACCCGTCTTCCAGCCACGTTTACGGGCAGCGGGCGAAACAGGCGGTGGAACAGGCAAGGGGAGAAGTGGCCACGCTGATCGGCGCCCAGGCTGATGAAATCGTCTTCACCGGCTGCGCCACCGAGGCCAACAACCTCACCATCCTGGGCGTGGCGCGGGCGCTGGGCGGCGAAAAACAACACCTCGTCACCAGCGCCGTCGAGCACCCCTCGGTGATGCAGCCCTTCCTCAGGTTGCGCGACGAAGGCTGGGAGCTGAGCATCCTGCCCGTGGACAGCAGCGGCCGCGTTGACCCGCAAGCCGTGGAACGGGCCTTGCGTCCGGACACGGCACTGGTTTCCGTGATGCATGCCAACAACGAGGTGGGCACGATCCAGCCCATCGCCGCAATCGCCCGGCTGACGCGCCCCAGGGGCATCCTGCTGCACAGCGATGCCGCGCAGTCCATCGGCAAGATCGCCGTGAACGTGGACGAACTTGGCGTCGACCTGCTGACCCTGGCCGGACACAAGTTTTACGCCCCCAAGGGCGTGGGCGCGCTGTTCGTGCGCAAGGGCACGGCGCTATCACCGGTACTGGCGGGCGCCAGCCATGAACACGGCCTGCGTCCCGGAACGGAAAACGTGGCTTTTATCGCCGCCCTGGGCATGGCCGCCAGGCTGGCGCACGAGCGCCTGCCCAAGACGCAGGCTCGCCTCAAAGCCATGCGCGACCAGCTGCACCTGCAACTGCTGGCTGAAGTACCCGGCCTGCTCCTCAATGGCCCCTCGGAATTCCGCCTGCCCAATACCCTGAACGTCTCCTTCCCCGGTGTGAGCGGCCACGAACTGCTGGCCATGGCCGCCGCTGACGTGGCCGCCTCCACCGGCTCCGCCTGCCATGCCGGCAGCGGGCCGGCAAGCGGGGTGCTGGGGGCAATGGGGCTCGATTCCGGGCGCGCCGCCGGCGCGGTGCGTCTTTCTCTCGGCGCATCCACCACCGCCGCTGAAATCGGACGGGCAGCGCGAGCCCTCGGCAAGGCCTGGTGCGCCCTGAGAAAGTAA